One Streptomyces coeruleorubidus DNA segment encodes these proteins:
- a CDS encoding amino acid ABC transporter permease, whose product MTVNKEEPAVGSGEHDARDGYVPSQRRLDRERHKRARARRATAIGALSTLVTAAVLYLVVVNAPGWPRTKETFFDWGYAREAFPKVLEGLWLNVRLLLVCGAAVLVLGMLIAVARTLRGPVFFPLRVLAAAYTDFFRGLPLIINLMIVVLGVPALRLQGVTVDPVLLGGTALTLTYSAYVAEVFRAGIESVHPSQRAAARSLGLSNRQALRYVVLPQAVRRQVPPLLNDLVSLQKDTGLVSIGGAVDAVRAADIIVGRSLNYTPYIVAGLVFVALTIPMTRFTDWVTARMDRRRAQGGTT is encoded by the coding sequence GTGACGGTGAACAAGGAGGAGCCGGCGGTGGGCTCCGGCGAGCACGACGCGCGGGACGGCTACGTGCCGTCGCAGCGGCGCCTGGACCGTGAGCGCCACAAGCGCGCCCGCGCCCGGCGCGCCACGGCGATCGGCGCGCTCTCGACTCTCGTCACCGCAGCCGTCCTCTACCTGGTCGTCGTCAACGCCCCGGGCTGGCCGCGCACCAAGGAGACCTTCTTCGACTGGGGGTACGCGCGCGAGGCGTTCCCGAAGGTGCTCGAAGGGCTGTGGCTGAACGTCCGGCTGCTGCTGGTCTGCGGGGCCGCGGTGCTCGTCCTCGGCATGCTGATCGCCGTGGCCCGTACGCTGCGCGGCCCGGTGTTCTTCCCGCTGCGCGTCCTGGCCGCCGCGTACACGGACTTCTTCCGGGGGCTGCCGCTGATCATCAACCTGATGATCGTGGTCCTCGGCGTCCCCGCACTGCGGCTGCAGGGAGTGACCGTCGACCCGGTGCTCCTCGGCGGCACCGCGCTCACCCTGACGTACTCGGCGTACGTCGCCGAGGTGTTCCGGGCCGGCATCGAGTCCGTGCACCCCTCGCAGCGCGCCGCGGCCCGCTCGCTCGGGCTGAGCAACCGGCAGGCGCTGCGGTACGTGGTGCTGCCCCAGGCGGTGCGCCGCCAGGTGCCGCCGCTGCTGAACGACCTGGTGTCGCTCCAGAAGGACACCGGGCTGGTCTCGATCGGCGGTGCGGTGGACGCCGTACGGGCCGCCGACATCATCGTGGGCCGCAGCCTCAACTACACGCCGTACATCGTCGCGGGTCTGGTCTTCGTCGCGCTGACCATCCCGATGACCCGCTTCACGGACTGGGTGACGGCACGGATGGACCGCCGGCGGGCCCAGGGAGGAACCACATGA
- a CDS encoding amino acid ABC transporter ATP-binding protein, whose translation MSETPVLRMESVRKSFGGSVVLRDVDLEVAPHTVTALIGASGSGKSTLLRCANLLEEIDDGAIWLDGEEITDPRVDQDTVRRRIGVVFQAYNLFPHLTVLENITLAPRRVHGVPRAEAEARARELLERLGLGEKAGEYPDRLSGGQQQRAAVVRALAARPRLLLLDEITAALDPELVGEVLNVVRGLKDEGMTMVLATHEMGFAREVADQVCFLEGGVVLERGTAEQVFGEPRQERTRRFLRRIVEAGRL comes from the coding sequence ATGAGCGAGACGCCCGTGCTGCGCATGGAGTCCGTCCGCAAGTCCTTCGGCGGCTCGGTCGTCCTGCGGGACGTCGACCTGGAGGTCGCCCCGCACACGGTCACCGCGCTGATCGGCGCCTCCGGCTCCGGCAAGTCCACGCTGCTGCGGTGCGCGAACCTGCTGGAGGAGATCGACGACGGGGCGATCTGGCTGGACGGCGAGGAGATCACCGACCCGCGCGTCGACCAGGACACCGTGCGCCGCCGGATCGGCGTGGTCTTCCAGGCGTACAACCTCTTCCCGCACCTGACTGTCCTGGAGAACATCACGCTCGCGCCCCGTCGCGTGCACGGCGTGCCCCGCGCCGAGGCCGAGGCACGCGCGCGTGAACTGCTGGAGCGGCTCGGACTCGGTGAGAAGGCGGGCGAGTACCCGGACCGGCTGAGCGGCGGCCAGCAGCAGCGGGCGGCGGTCGTGCGCGCCCTGGCCGCACGTCCCCGGCTGCTGCTGCTCGACGAGATCACCGCCGCCCTCGACCCCGAGCTGGTGGGCGAGGTCCTCAACGTCGTCCGCGGCCTGAAGGACGAGGGCATGACCATGGTGCTGGCCACGCACGAGATGGGCTTCGCGCGGGAGGTCGCCGACCAGGTGTGTTTCCTGGAGGGCGGCGTCGTGCTGGAACGCGGCACCGCCGAGCAGGTCTTCGGGGAACCGCGGCAGGAGCGCACCCGGCGCTTTCTGCGGCGGATCGTGGAGGCGGGGCGGCTGTAG
- a CDS encoding TerC/Alx family metal homeostasis membrane protein, which yields MDVSVTLWVLTIVGLAALIAVDFFIGRKPHDVSIKEAGIWTVVWIVLAALFGLGLLMFGGGQPAGEFFAGFITEKSLSVDNLFVFVLIMAKFAVPSQYQQRVLLIGVLIALVLRAIFIAAGAAILASFSWVFYLFGAFLIWTAWKLIQEARAEEEDEEFEENKLLKAAERRFGVADRYHGTKLWIQENGKRVMTPMLVVMLAIGSTDVLFALDSIPAIFGLTQDPYIVFTANAFALMGLRQLYFLIGGLLKRLVHLSYGLSIILGFIGVKLVLHALHESGVHVPEISIPVSLGVICAVLIVTTITSLRASKKQAAAEAAQAQSEGAPKDSIDV from the coding sequence GTGGATGTTTCCGTGACCCTATGGGTCCTGACGATCGTGGGGCTCGCCGCCCTGATTGCGGTCGACTTCTTCATCGGCCGCAAGCCGCACGACGTATCGATCAAGGAAGCCGGGATCTGGACGGTCGTCTGGATCGTCCTGGCCGCGCTCTTCGGGCTCGGCCTGCTCATGTTCGGCGGCGGCCAGCCCGCCGGCGAGTTCTTCGCCGGCTTCATCACCGAGAAGTCACTCAGCGTCGACAACCTCTTCGTCTTCGTCCTGATCATGGCGAAGTTCGCGGTGCCCTCGCAGTACCAGCAGCGGGTACTCCTGATCGGCGTCCTCATAGCCCTGGTCCTGCGGGCCATCTTCATCGCCGCGGGCGCAGCGATCCTCGCCAGCTTCTCGTGGGTCTTCTACCTCTTCGGCGCCTTCCTGATCTGGACCGCCTGGAAGCTCATCCAGGAGGCCAGGGCGGAAGAGGAGGACGAGGAGTTCGAGGAGAACAAGCTGCTCAAGGCCGCCGAGCGCCGCTTCGGTGTGGCCGACCGCTACCACGGCACCAAGCTGTGGATCCAGGAGAACGGCAAGCGGGTCATGACCCCGATGCTGGTCGTGATGCTCGCGATCGGCTCTACGGACGTGCTGTTCGCGCTCGACTCCATCCCCGCGATCTTCGGCCTGACGCAGGACCCGTACATCGTCTTCACAGCCAACGCGTTCGCCCTGATGGGTCTGCGCCAGCTGTACTTCCTCATCGGCGGTCTGCTGAAGAGGCTGGTCCACCTCAGCTACGGCCTGTCGATCATCCTCGGCTTCATCGGCGTGAAGCTGGTGCTGCACGCGCTGCACGAGTCCGGGGTGCACGTGCCCGAGATCAGCATTCCGGTCTCGCTCGGCGTGATCTGCGCCGTCCTGATCGTCACCACGATCACCAGCCTGCGCGCTTCGAAGAAGCAAGCGGCGGCCGAGGCGGCACAGGCGCAGAGCGAAGGCGCTCCGAAGGACAGCATCGACGTCTGA
- a CDS encoding S66 family peptidase, which translates to MTSLSYPPKPSPGDRIAVLSPSSGLPGLFPLPYELGLERLRKEYGLEPVEYPATRKMGSTPQERADDIHAAFADPDIKAVIASIGGDDQITVLPLLDRELIRANPKPFFGISDNTNLLAYLRNSGIVCFHGGSVMCELGRPGAMHPQTAESLRAALFTSGPYELRPAERWRDIDRDWADPATFDAEPETRPGTGWTWVNADRVVEGRSWGGCLEIIGWLLMADREIAHDLSEYDAGVLLLETSEDMPSATEVFCTLRNMGERGLLQRFPALLMGRPKTWSFERPNSPEEAARHASDQREAVLSAMRTYAPETTIVFDVDFGHTDPQLVIPYGGTVRVDGPARRITVTY; encoded by the coding sequence ATGACCAGCCTCTCCTACCCGCCCAAGCCGTCCCCCGGTGACCGCATCGCCGTGCTCTCGCCCTCCTCCGGCCTGCCGGGGCTCTTCCCGCTCCCCTACGAGCTGGGCCTGGAGCGGCTGCGCAAGGAGTACGGGCTGGAGCCGGTCGAGTATCCGGCGACCCGCAAGATGGGCTCCACGCCCCAGGAGCGGGCCGACGACATCCACGCGGCCTTCGCCGACCCGGACATCAAGGCGGTCATCGCGTCGATCGGCGGGGACGACCAGATCACCGTGCTGCCGCTGCTGGACCGGGAGTTGATCCGGGCCAACCCGAAGCCGTTCTTCGGGATCAGCGACAACACGAACCTGCTCGCCTACCTCCGCAACAGCGGCATCGTCTGCTTCCACGGCGGGAGCGTCATGTGCGAGCTGGGACGGCCCGGAGCCATGCACCCGCAGACCGCCGAGTCCCTGCGGGCGGCCCTGTTCACCTCCGGCCCGTACGAGCTGCGGCCCGCCGAGCGGTGGCGTGACATCGACCGGGACTGGGCGGACCCGGCGACCTTCGACGCGGAGCCGGAGACCCGGCCCGGGACCGGCTGGACCTGGGTCAACGCCGACCGGGTGGTCGAGGGCCGCAGTTGGGGCGGCTGCCTGGAGATCATCGGCTGGCTGCTGATGGCCGACCGCGAGATCGCACACGACCTGTCCGAGTACGACGCCGGCGTGCTGCTCCTGGAAACCTCGGAGGACATGCCGAGCGCCACGGAGGTCTTCTGCACCCTGCGCAACATGGGCGAACGCGGGCTGCTCCAGCGCTTTCCAGCCCTCCTCATGGGCCGCCCGAAGACCTGGTCCTTCGAGCGGCCCAACAGCCCGGAGGAGGCCGCTCGTCACGCGTCCGACCAGCGTGAGGCCGTCCTGAGCGCCATGCGGACCTACGCCCCCGAAACCACGATCGTCTTCGACGTGGACTTCGGGCACACCGACCCGCAGCTGGTGATCCCGTACGGGGGCACCGTGCGCGTGGACGGACCGGCCCGGCGCATCACGGTCACGTACTGA
- the aroQ gene encoding type II 3-dehydroquinate dehydratase has translation MPRTLANAPIMILNGPNLNLLGQRQPEIYGSDTLADVEALCAKAAAAHGGTVDFRQSNHEGELVDWIHEARLNHCGIVINPGAYSHTSVAILDALNTCDGMPVLEVHISNIHKRESFRHHSYVSLRADGVIAGCGVQGYVFGVERVAALAGSGHADA, from the coding sequence GTGCCCCGCACCCTGGCCAACGCCCCGATCATGATCCTCAACGGCCCCAACCTGAACCTGCTCGGCCAGCGCCAGCCGGAGATCTACGGCTCGGACACCCTCGCCGACGTCGAGGCCCTGTGCGCCAAGGCGGCGGCCGCGCACGGCGGCACGGTCGACTTCCGCCAGTCCAACCACGAGGGCGAGCTGGTGGACTGGATCCACGAGGCCCGGCTGAACCACTGCGGCATCGTGATCAACCCGGGCGCCTACTCGCACACCTCCGTCGCCATCCTGGATGCCCTCAACACCTGTGACGGCATGCCCGTGTTGGAGGTCCACATCTCCAACATCCACAAGCGCGAGTCGTTCCGGCACCACTCCTACGTCTCGCTGCGCGCCGACGGGGTCATCGCGGGGTGCGGGGTGCAGGGGTACGTGTTCGGCGTGGAGCGGGTCGCGGCGCTGGCAGGCTCGGGGCACGCCGACGCCTGA
- a CDS encoding ABC transporter substrate-binding protein: MHPAPRALRRAAAAVTVALLATAVGCAPQPEEPAAGTSSAGNMCEKGKLATRTSGRLTIATDEPAYEPWFKDDDPASGKGFESAVAYAVARHLGYGKDKVVWQTVPFNKAFAPGEKTFDFDINQVSISDERKKAVDFSSGYYDVRQAVVALKGSEAAKAKSVADLKDVKLGAQVGTTSLDYIDDVVRPTRAAAVFAKNDQAKSALKNGQVDAIVVDLPTAFYITGAEITDATIVGQFENQGGTPEQFGLVLDKGSALTSCVSRAVDALREDGTLARIEQQWLSDAVDAPVLK, encoded by the coding sequence GCGGGCCCTGCGCCGCGCTGCCGCCGCCGTCACCGTCGCCCTGCTCGCCACCGCCGTCGGCTGCGCACCGCAGCCGGAGGAGCCCGCGGCCGGCACGTCCTCGGCCGGAAACATGTGCGAGAAGGGCAAGTTGGCCACCCGGACCTCGGGCAGGCTGACGATCGCCACCGACGAACCCGCCTACGAGCCGTGGTTCAAGGACGACGACCCCGCGAGCGGCAAGGGCTTCGAGTCGGCGGTCGCGTACGCCGTCGCCCGGCACCTCGGCTACGGCAAGGACAAGGTCGTCTGGCAGACCGTCCCGTTCAACAAGGCCTTCGCGCCCGGCGAGAAGACGTTCGACTTCGACATCAACCAGGTGTCCATCAGCGACGAGCGCAAGAAGGCCGTGGACTTCTCGTCCGGCTACTACGACGTGCGCCAGGCCGTCGTCGCCCTGAAGGGCTCCGAGGCGGCGAAGGCGAAGAGCGTCGCGGACCTGAAGGACGTGAAGCTGGGCGCCCAGGTCGGCACCACCAGCCTCGACTACATCGACGACGTGGTGCGGCCCACGCGGGCCGCCGCCGTGTTCGCCAAGAACGACCAGGCCAAGTCCGCGCTGAAGAACGGCCAGGTCGACGCCATCGTCGTGGACCTGCCGACCGCCTTCTACATCACCGGGGCCGAGATCACGGACGCGACGATCGTCGGCCAGTTCGAGAACCAGGGCGGTACGCCGGAGCAGTTCGGTCTCGTGCTCGACAAGGGCAGCGCGCTCACCTCCTGCGTCTCACGGGCCGTGGACGCGCTGCGCGAGGACGGCACGCTCGCGCGGATCGAGCAGCAGTGGCTGTCGGACGCCGTCGACGCTCCGGTGCTCAAGTGA
- a CDS encoding MFS transporter, whose translation MHDVRAIRAPSMPRLAAASLAGTAIEFYDFFVYGTAAALILGPLFFPTFSPVAGTLAAFATFGVGFIARPLGSVLFGHIGDRRGRRPVLVASLLLTGVSTVAVGCVPTYETIGVAAPLLLLVLRFLQGLGLGGEWGGAVLLTVEHAPAGRRGLWSSFPQVGPALGFLLANGVVLGLSATLSEAQFASWGWRVPFWAAGVLAVVGLWLRSSLAESPSFLKIDDHARVPLVEVLRDHWRLLLLTGGALAIGYAIFYAVTTWSLAYGTERLGVSRSVMLTCIMAAVVVKGALTPLMALLGDRYGRRPLCLAGCAVAALWMFPMVALLATGAPLPMFLGFLGAMLAFITMFAVIAAYLPELYQPRVRCTGAAVGYNLGGVLGGALTPIVATALAEQGGRVPWGVAAYLTAIALFSLGCFALLPETRPVPVAAAAEPASG comes from the coding sequence ATGCACGACGTACGCGCCATAAGGGCCCCGTCCATGCCGCGCCTGGCGGCAGCCTCGCTCGCCGGCACGGCCATCGAGTTCTACGACTTCTTCGTCTACGGCACCGCGGCGGCCCTGATCCTGGGGCCGTTGTTCTTCCCGACCTTCTCGCCGGTGGCGGGGACGCTGGCCGCCTTCGCCACGTTCGGCGTGGGCTTCATCGCGCGGCCGCTGGGTTCGGTGCTGTTCGGGCACATCGGGGACCGGCGGGGGCGGCGGCCCGTCCTCGTCGCCTCCCTGCTGCTGACCGGTGTCTCCACGGTCGCGGTCGGCTGCGTGCCGACGTACGAGACGATCGGCGTGGCCGCTCCCCTGCTGCTCCTGGTGCTGCGTTTCCTCCAAGGACTGGGGCTCGGCGGGGAGTGGGGCGGGGCGGTGCTGCTGACGGTGGAGCACGCGCCCGCCGGGCGGCGCGGGCTGTGGTCGAGCTTCCCGCAGGTCGGGCCCGCGCTGGGGTTCCTGCTCGCCAACGGTGTCGTGCTGGGGCTGTCGGCGACGCTGTCCGAGGCGCAGTTCGCCTCGTGGGGGTGGCGGGTGCCGTTCTGGGCGGCGGGGGTGCTGGCCGTGGTGGGGCTGTGGCTGCGTTCCTCGCTCGCCGAGAGCCCGAGTTTCCTCAAGATCGACGACCACGCGCGCGTGCCGCTCGTCGAGGTCCTGCGCGACCACTGGCGCCTCCTGCTGCTGACCGGCGGGGCGCTCGCGATCGGCTACGCGATCTTCTACGCCGTGACGACCTGGTCGCTCGCCTACGGCACGGAACGGCTCGGGGTGAGCCGCAGCGTCATGCTGACCTGCATCATGGCCGCGGTGGTCGTGAAGGGGGCGCTCACGCCGCTGATGGCGCTGCTCGGTGACCGCTACGGCCGGCGCCCGCTGTGCCTGGCCGGGTGCGCGGTCGCCGCCCTGTGGATGTTCCCTATGGTCGCGCTCCTCGCCACCGGCGCGCCGCTGCCGATGTTCCTCGGCTTCCTCGGGGCGATGCTCGCGTTCATCACGATGTTCGCCGTGATCGCCGCGTATCTGCCGGAGCTGTACCAGCCGCGGGTGCGCTGCACGGGCGCTGCGGTCGGTTACAACCTCGGCGGGGTCCTCGGGGGCGCGCTCACGCCGATCGTGGCGACGGCGCTGGCCGAGCAGGGCGGGCGGGTGCCCTGGGGCGTGGCCGCGTATCTGACGGCGATCGCGCTGTTCAGTCTGGGGTGCTTCGCGCTGCTGCCCGAGACACGTCCGGTGCCGGTGGCGGCGGCTGCGGAGCCTGCTTCGGGGTGA